A window from Zavarzinia compransoris encodes these proteins:
- a CDS encoding AAA family ATPase: MTPTSTGWMSEHGIAPGPDQRKPMTRDRAIVDSVLPGFGETGTVGFMAGPSGAGTSTVLMHLAHCVATDRPFFGRDVLVPGGTLIVAGSDINGHLWRRTAQKRRSGDPTALPICVTESPGVSLTSADGRMWLEAEIEDVKAHHAAMGTTLRLVVIDALRLCLFLRDENSNAEATAVMNQLRAVSQAHGVVVLVAHHFPKAGRKLAGARAFATGSDFVLFVEMCKAGRARPAARPSASGPKASPTDAEISAMPPDALMRLLWGADDDAPTALQRRTLSVEKSSVGPAGPIGDFEIHADVMRRQPLPKGKVRTIWGTYIAELSNARGARRVGGFS; this comes from the coding sequence ATGACTCCCACCTCTACCGGCTGGATGTCGGAACACGGCATCGCCCCCGGCCCCGATCAGCGAAAGCCCATGACCCGCGACCGCGCTATTGTCGATAGCGTCCTACCCGGCTTCGGCGAGACAGGCACTGTCGGCTTCATGGCCGGGCCGTCCGGTGCCGGCACGTCAACCGTGCTCATGCACTTGGCCCATTGCGTCGCCACCGACAGACCTTTCTTCGGGCGCGATGTTCTCGTCCCCGGCGGCACCCTGATCGTCGCGGGCAGTGACATCAATGGCCACCTGTGGCGACGGACCGCGCAGAAGCGCCGGTCAGGCGACCCCACAGCGCTCCCGATCTGTGTCACGGAAAGCCCCGGCGTCTCGCTCACCTCGGCGGACGGACGCATGTGGCTGGAAGCCGAAATCGAAGACGTAAAAGCGCACCACGCGGCCATGGGCACCACCCTCCGGCTCGTCGTCATCGACGCGCTGCGACTGTGCCTGTTCCTGCGGGACGAAAACAGCAACGCCGAAGCAACCGCCGTGATGAACCAGCTTCGAGCAGTATCCCAGGCCCATGGCGTCGTCGTCTTGGTCGCGCATCACTTTCCCAAGGCCGGCCGGAAGTTGGCCGGCGCCCGTGCGTTCGCCACGGGCTCAGACTTCGTGCTGTTCGTGGAAATGTGCAAAGCCGGCAGGGCGCGGCCGGCAGCCCGGCCCAGCGCCTCCGGCCCGAAAGCCAGCCCGACCGACGCTGAGATCAGCGCGATGCCACCCGATGCGCTCATGCGGCTCCTGTGGGGGGCGGACGACGACGCGCCCACCGCCCTCCAACGCCGCACCCTGTCCGTCGAGAAATCCAGCGTCGGCCCCGCCGGCCCCATCGGAGACTTCGAGATCCACGCCGACGTGATGCGACGCCAGCCGCTCCCGAAAGGTAAGGTCCGAACGATCTGGGGCACCTACATCGCGGAACTGAGCAACGCGCGCGGTGCGAGGCGCGTGGGTGGGTTCAGCTAA
- a CDS encoding AAA family ATPase — protein sequence MSNEKSAAGGTAALFQTTHFNNVIVAENPSKLNALTGSVCHQAAMGGRWLRTIPIQPGTKRPGRSNRDGFPGWNKPWNQAQYEGQAAGWTAPAYKDFGVGVRCGPGDVGGGVFGLDLDALDEPLAAAWRAAAERELGATPFVRIGRAPKLLMVYRLAGEAVPAKLSLSKGEETAGVEFLFSGRQFVGSGVHPDTGKPYFWEDEAIFDARPEDVPSITLAQLETFREEARRAGEALGWRAPEGGQALAPAGPGRPTLPYQTVAEIVAAIEAGKLGAPGRRHDAALDIGLWAGRRRLDQSPFELAELEWEIETWGDGHIRTFRNGFEMGLKLRPDEAVERALLEQALNAVDLPTLPAPAAPAASAPRVVAASEWAGRAVVPARRLWWVMPRGRVTELIADGSSGKTTLAIQLALATARGEDEFLGVPMEAQGPAFLILAENDEDESHREMSKLAGGADRLADLDNRFHSFNLAGWDAALVREARHGIGPTARWREIETACANIHPVLIVFDAAADLFDASENDRAQVRHFMRALTALAMQYDAAVLLLRHPSRAGMRDGDGGGGSTAWRNSARASLTLEGDAKDPDRRVLTVRKANRSRAGEAIALRWTQGGYAATGDGKTLTDDRMKEVEAEFLALFERHSGRGLSASHTHPAGAPHIFAAQSATTSKAEFATAQERLISAERIKVVTEGPDSKRRQRLAWGAGQ from the coding sequence ATGAGCAACGAAAAAAGCGCCGCCGGTGGCACGGCGGCGCTCTTCCAAACCACTCACTTCAACAACGTTATCGTAGCCGAAAACCCGTCGAAACTCAATGCGTTGACCGGCTCGGTCTGTCATCAGGCAGCTATGGGCGGGCGTTGGTTGCGCACGATCCCGATCCAGCCGGGCACCAAGCGGCCCGGTCGGAGCAACAGAGACGGGTTTCCCGGTTGGAATAAGCCGTGGAACCAGGCGCAGTACGAGGGGCAGGCGGCTGGCTGGACCGCTCCCGCCTACAAGGACTTCGGCGTTGGCGTTCGGTGCGGCCCCGGTGATGTCGGGGGCGGGGTGTTCGGCCTCGATCTTGACGCCCTCGACGAACCGCTCGCCGCAGCTTGGCGAGCCGCCGCCGAACGGGAGCTTGGCGCCACGCCGTTTGTGCGGATCGGGCGAGCCCCGAAGCTCCTGATGGTCTATCGGCTCGCCGGAGAGGCAGTACCGGCGAAGTTGAGCTTGAGCAAAGGCGAGGAAACTGCCGGCGTGGAGTTCCTATTCTCCGGGCGCCAGTTCGTCGGTTCCGGAGTGCATCCCGATACGGGCAAACCCTACTTCTGGGAAGACGAAGCTATCTTCGACGCGCGGCCCGAGGACGTGCCGAGCATCACGTTGGCCCAGCTTGAAACCTTCCGCGAAGAAGCGCGGCGAGCCGGCGAGGCGCTGGGCTGGCGGGCGCCGGAGGGCGGCCAGGCACTGGCACCGGCAGGTCCCGGCCGCCCCACCCTGCCGTATCAGACCGTCGCCGAAATCGTTGCTGCGATCGAGGCCGGTAAGCTCGGCGCTCCTGGCCGGCGCCACGATGCTGCCCTGGACATCGGCTTGTGGGCCGGACGCAGGCGGCTTGACCAATCGCCCTTCGAGCTTGCCGAGCTTGAATGGGAAATCGAGACCTGGGGCGACGGCCATATTCGGACCTTCCGCAACGGCTTCGAGATGGGCTTGAAACTCCGCCCGGACGAGGCGGTCGAACGCGCGCTTCTCGAACAGGCCCTGAACGCGGTCGATCTGCCGACGCTTCCGGCACCTGCCGCGCCCGCCGCGTCCGCCCCGCGCGTTGTCGCGGCAAGCGAATGGGCGGGGCGGGCCGTAGTCCCCGCGCGGAGGTTGTGGTGGGTCATGCCGCGAGGCCGGGTAACCGAGTTGATCGCCGATGGCAGCAGCGGGAAAACGACCCTCGCCATCCAACTCGCGCTGGCCACTGCGCGAGGCGAGGACGAGTTTCTGGGCGTTCCGATGGAGGCGCAAGGGCCGGCGTTCCTGATACTCGCCGAGAACGATGAGGATGAGTCGCACCGTGAGATGAGCAAACTGGCCGGCGGCGCCGACAGGCTCGCCGACCTGGACAACAGGTTCCACAGTTTTAATCTGGCGGGGTGGGACGCGGCGCTTGTTCGCGAGGCGCGGCATGGAATCGGCCCCACCGCCCGCTGGCGCGAGATCGAAACCGCCTGCGCCAACATCCACCCGGTTTTGATCGTTTTCGACGCCGCGGCGGACCTGTTTGACGCCAGCGAGAATGATCGGGCACAAGTCCGCCACTTCATGCGCGCGCTCACCGCGCTAGCTATGCAGTATGACGCGGCGGTTCTGTTGCTGCGGCATCCCAGCCGCGCAGGCATGAGGGATGGCGACGGCGGGGGCGGCTCGACCGCATGGCGCAACTCGGCACGCGCCTCCTTAACCCTCGAAGGCGACGCGAAAGACCCCGACCGCCGGGTGTTGACGGTCAGGAAGGCGAATCGAAGCCGTGCCGGCGAGGCTATCGCCCTTCGATGGACGCAGGGCGGTTACGCCGCCACGGGCGACGGAAAAACGCTGACCGACGATCGGATGAAGGAAGTCGAGGCCGAATTCCTCGCCCTGTTCGAGAGGCACAGCGGGCGGGGCCTGTCTGCTTCGCACACGCACCCGGCCGGGGCGCCGCACATTTTCGCCGCGCAGTCTGCGACGACCAGTAAGGCCGAGTTTGCGACCGCGCAGGAACGCTTGATCAGCGCGGAGCGGATTAAGGTCGTCACAGAAGGCCCCGACAGCAAGCGCCGGCAGCGGCTGGCGTGGGGGGCGGGGCAATGA
- a CDS encoding helix-turn-helix domain-containing protein — protein sequence MHTQDYTPAGFGIAKAALTINEVASVTSICRSKLYEAISSGRLKATKFDKRTLILAPDLVAFLTALPRA from the coding sequence ATGCACACCCAAGATTACACTCCCGCCGGCTTCGGGATCGCGAAGGCGGCGCTCACCATCAACGAAGTGGCAAGCGTCACGTCCATCTGCCGCTCGAAGCTCTACGAAGCGATTTCGAGCGGCAGATTGAAAGCCACGAAATTCGATAAGCGAACGCTTATTCTGGCGCCTGATCTCGTCGCGTTCCTGACCGCCCTGCCGCGCGCGTAA
- a CDS encoding threonine aldolase family protein, with the protein MNFSSDNVTGAHPAIVAALAEAAGAGAMPAYGADPLTEGLGARFAEIFEHEVAVFPVATGTAANALALSALVPPWGGILAGHEAHVEADECGAVEALSGARIMTVHAADGKLTPAALAARLAPIRKGDQHQVQPAAISITQATECGTVYTPAEVAALGAFARENELRLHMDGARFANALVGLGCTPAEITWKAGVDVLSFGATKNGALAAEAVIFFEPTLAENFLFRRKRAGHLVSKMRFLSAQLAAYLDGDLWRRNAAHANRMATDLALGLIDLPGVDLDHPVDANEVFVRLPAAIADALFRAGFHFYPWGAPPLDPATEAGLYRLVTAFDTAPAAVAAFIAAATRAAKEIA; encoded by the coding sequence ATGAATTTCTCATCCGACAATGTGACCGGGGCCCATCCGGCGATTGTCGCCGCTCTGGCCGAAGCCGCCGGTGCCGGCGCCATGCCCGCCTATGGCGCCGATCCGCTCACCGAGGGCCTGGGCGCCCGCTTCGCCGAGATTTTCGAGCACGAGGTGGCGGTTTTCCCGGTCGCCACCGGCACCGCCGCCAATGCCCTCGCCCTCTCCGCCCTGGTGCCGCCCTGGGGTGGCATCCTGGCCGGGCACGAAGCCCATGTAGAGGCGGACGAATGCGGCGCGGTCGAAGCCCTGTCCGGCGCCCGGATCATGACCGTCCACGCCGCCGACGGCAAGCTGACGCCGGCGGCGCTGGCCGCCCGCCTCGCCCCGATCCGCAAGGGCGACCAGCATCAGGTCCAGCCCGCGGCGATCTCCATCACCCAGGCGACCGAATGCGGCACGGTCTATACCCCGGCCGAGGTCGCGGCCCTCGGCGCCTTCGCCCGCGAGAACGAATTGCGCCTGCACATGGACGGCGCCCGTTTCGCCAATGCCCTGGTCGGCCTCGGCTGCACCCCGGCGGAGATCACCTGGAAGGCCGGCGTCGACGTGCTGTCCTTCGGCGCGACCAAGAACGGCGCCCTGGCTGCCGAAGCGGTGATCTTCTTCGAGCCTACCCTCGCCGAGAATTTCCTGTTCCGGCGGAAGCGCGCCGGCCATCTGGTTTCGAAGATGCGCTTCCTCTCGGCCCAGCTCGCCGCCTATCTCGACGGCGACCTCTGGCGCCGGAACGCGGCCCATGCCAACCGGATGGCGACGGATCTCGCCCTCGGCCTGATCGATCTTCCGGGCGTCGACCTCGACCACCCGGTCGACGCCAATGAAGTCTTCGTCCGCCTGCCGGCGGCGATCGCCGACGCCCTGTTCCGCGCCGGCTTCCACTTCTACCCCTGGGGCGCGCCGCCCCTCGATCCTGCGACCGAAGCCGGCCTCTACCGCCTCGTCACCGCCTTCGACACCGCCCCCGCCGCCGTCGCCGCCTTCATCGCCGCCGCGACCCGGGCCGCCAAAGAAATCGCTTGA
- a CDS encoding Mov34/MPN/PAD-1 family protein, with protein sequence MTAGPPIRLTRAVLGAVCAHARAALPAECCGLLLGPAGAPVLADEAVASANLAPAGGLDAFEIDTALHLALQRRARDAGRRILGLYHSHPGGLPIPSARDRAGAWDHGLVWLIVGDGGIVRAWRPGVHGFTEAAVEVDP encoded by the coding sequence GTGACGGCGGGGCCGCCGATACGCCTGACCCGGGCCGTTCTCGGCGCCGTCTGCGCGCATGCCCGCGCCGCCCTGCCCGCCGAATGCTGCGGCTTGCTGCTGGGCCCGGCCGGCGCCCCTGTCCTGGCCGACGAGGCGGTGGCCAGCGCCAATCTGGCGCCCGCGGGCGGGCTCGACGCCTTCGAAATCGACACCGCCCTGCACCTCGCCCTGCAACGGCGGGCCCGGGACGCGGGGCGGCGCATCCTCGGGCTTTACCATTCCCATCCGGGCGGCCTGCCGATACCCTCCGCCCGCGACCGCGCCGGGGCCTGGGACCACGGTCTCGTCTGGCTGATCGTCGGCGACGGCGGCATCGTCCGGGCGTGGCGGCCCGGGGTACACGGCTTTACAGAGGCGGCAGTCGAGGTCGATCCATGA
- a CDS encoding RluA family pseudouridine synthase: MHRLTVAEADGTDRLDKYLARATGLSRMRLKGLIEAGQATIDGATIEDVSARVKPGQSVTLDIPPARPADPKPEAIDLVIVHEDEHLVVVDKPAGLVVHPAPGNPDGTLVNALLAHCRGRLSGIGGVERPGIVHRIDKDTSGILVVAKTEAAHHGLSDLFARHDLTRGYKAVVYGNPAANAGSVDRPLGRSRHDRKKMAIVEDGKQAITHWQVEARFGRPPVAALLDCRLETGRTHQIRVHLSSLGHGLVGDTVYGRPQKGAPAPALAFGRQALHAWLLGFRHPVSGNLLEFESELPDDMSGLLDSLESL; this comes from the coding sequence ATGCATCGGTTGACGGTGGCAGAGGCGGACGGTACCGACCGCCTGGACAAATATCTGGCCCGGGCGACCGGCCTTTCCCGCATGCGCCTGAAAGGCCTGATCGAGGCCGGCCAGGCGACGATCGACGGCGCGACCATAGAGGACGTCTCGGCAAGGGTCAAACCGGGCCAGTCGGTCACCTTGGATATCCCGCCCGCGCGCCCGGCCGATCCGAAGCCGGAAGCGATCGACCTCGTCATCGTGCATGAGGACGAGCACCTGGTCGTGGTCGACAAGCCGGCCGGCCTCGTCGTCCATCCCGCCCCGGGCAATCCGGACGGGACCCTGGTCAATGCCCTGCTGGCCCATTGCCGGGGCCGATTGTCCGGCATCGGCGGGGTCGAGCGGCCGGGCATCGTGCACCGGATCGACAAGGATACCTCCGGCATCCTGGTCGTCGCCAAGACCGAGGCGGCGCATCACGGCCTCTCCGACCTCTTCGCCCGTCACGACCTGACGCGCGGCTACAAGGCCGTCGTCTACGGCAACCCGGCGGCCAATGCGGGCAGCGTCGACCGGCCGCTCGGCCGCTCGCGCCACGACCGCAAGAAAATGGCCATCGTCGAGGACGGCAAGCAGGCCATCACCCATTGGCAGGTGGAGGCGCGCTTCGGCCGCCCGCCCGTCGCCGCCCTGCTGGATTGCCGCCTGGAAACCGGGCGCACCCACCAGATCCGCGTCCATCTGTCCTCCCTCGGCCACGGGCTGGTCGGGGATACGGTCTATGGCCGGCCGCAGAAAGGGGCGCCGGCACCGGCGCTCGCCTTCGGGCGGCAGGCGCTGCACGCATGGCTGCTCGGCTTCCGCCACCCGGTCAGCGGTAACCTTCTCGAGTTCGAAAGCGAACTGCCGGACGATATGAGCGGATTGCTCGATAGTTTGGAATCGCTATAA
- the rpoH gene encoding RNA polymerase sigma factor RpoH: MSVPATMKMPALPDEGSLSRYLAEIRKFPMLEPEEEFMLAKAWREHGDSDAAHKLVTSHLRLVAKIAMGYRGYGLPVSELIAEGNVGMMQAVKRFEPDKGFRLATYAMWWIRAAIQEYILRSWSLVKIGTTAAQKKLFFNLRRLKGKISALEEGDLRPEHVAQIAHKLAVPEADVVSMNRRLAAPDHSLNAPLRVDGEGEWQDWLVDDTPDQESRLAEKEELDIRRSLLAQAMGGLSDRERDILQRRRLVEEPVTLEDLSQEYGISRERVRQIEVRAFEKLQKAMRGAARNTKVGLLAEQKA; this comes from the coding sequence ATGAGTGTTCCCGCCACGATGAAAATGCCGGCCCTGCCCGATGAAGGCAGCCTCAGCCGTTATCTGGCCGAGATCCGCAAGTTCCCCATGCTGGAACCGGAAGAGGAATTCATGCTGGCCAAGGCCTGGCGCGAGCACGGCGATTCGGATGCCGCGCACAAGCTGGTCACCAGCCATTTGCGCCTCGTCGCCAAGATCGCCATGGGTTACCGCGGCTATGGCCTGCCGGTCTCGGAACTGATCGCCGAGGGCAATGTCGGCATGATGCAGGCGGTGAAACGGTTCGAGCCGGACAAGGGCTTCCGCCTCGCCACCTATGCCATGTGGTGGATCCGGGCCGCGATCCAGGAATATATCCTGCGCTCGTGGAGCCTGGTGAAGATCGGCACGACGGCGGCGCAGAAGAAGCTGTTCTTCAACCTGCGCCGGCTGAAGGGCAAGATCTCCGCCCTGGAGGAGGGCGACCTGCGGCCCGAGCATGTGGCCCAGATCGCCCATAAGCTGGCGGTGCCGGAGGCCGACGTGGTCTCGATGAACCGCCGCCTCGCCGCCCCCGACCACAGCCTGAACGCGCCGTTGCGCGTCGACGGCGAGGGCGAGTGGCAGGACTGGCTGGTGGACGACACGCCGGACCAGGAAAGCCGCCTCGCCGAAAAGGAGGAGTTGGACATCCGCCGCAGCCTGCTGGCCCAGGCCATGGGCGGCCTGTCCGACCGCGAGCGCGACATCCTGCAACGCCGCCGCCTGGTCGAGGAACCGGTCACCCTGGAAGACCTGAGCCAGGAATACGGCATCAGCCGCGAACGGGTGCGCCAGATCGAGGTCCGCGCCTTCGAGAAGCTGCAGAAGGCGATGCGCGGCGCCGCCCGCAACACCAAGGTCGGGCTGCTGGCCGAACAGAAGGCCTGA
- a CDS encoding metallophosphoesterase, producing MTIEVTEHDWRPLPRATGFSGHVIGDIHGLRSALDAALALYARRGGRRLVTLGDYVDRGPDSLGVLDRLIAASGETELIALAGNHEQLMLQSLRRNAIDPLWYQNGGNMVFGPWTDDPLRPPLADLVGPARLAFLEGLGDYHRAGDLVFVHAGLPPAYRDFDAVIGAVTPWAAPGAVPKACPLQWIRHEFLDAGRNPGGVFVVHGHTIHPEVTVRPHRLSIDVGSYTTGRIALVEIDDDRFRHSVIEDPAQPARWRAARR from the coding sequence ATGACCATCGAGGTTACGGAACACGATTGGCGGCCGCTGCCCCGGGCGACCGGCTTTTCCGGCCATGTGATCGGCGACATCCATGGCCTGCGCTCGGCCCTGGACGCGGCACTGGCGCTTTACGCCCGGCGGGGCGGCCGCCGCCTGGTCACCCTCGGCGATTATGTCGATCGCGGGCCGGACAGTCTCGGTGTGCTCGACCGGCTGATCGCCGCCTCCGGGGAAACCGAGCTGATCGCCCTCGCCGGCAATCACGAGCAGCTGATGCTGCAAAGCCTGCGCCGCAATGCGATCGATCCGCTGTGGTACCAGAACGGCGGCAACATGGTGTTCGGTCCTTGGACCGACGATCCCCTGCGCCCGCCGCTGGCCGATCTGGTCGGCCCGGCGCGCCTCGCCTTCCTTGAAGGCCTGGGGGATTACCACCGGGCGGGCGACCTCGTCTTCGTCCATGCCGGCCTGCCGCCGGCCTACCGCGATTTCGACGCCGTCATCGGCGCGGTTACGCCCTGGGCCGCGCCGGGGGCGGTGCCGAAAGCCTGCCCCTTGCAATGGATCCGCCACGAGTTCCTGGACGCGGGGCGGAACCCGGGCGGTGTCTTCGTCGTCCACGGCCACACCATCCACCCCGAGGTGACGGTGCGGCCGCATCGCCTGTCGATCGACGTCGGCAGTTACACCACCGGCCGCATCGCCCTGGTCGAGATCGACGACGACCGTTTCCGCCACAGCGTGATCGAGGATCCGGCGCAGCCCGCGCGCTGGCGGGCTGCCCGGCGCTGA
- a CDS encoding alpha/beta hydrolase, which translates to MTKDGHCRGQMMLIHGAFSAGWAMEGWAGAMAARGWQTHCPDLLHHDTPPHGRPHHDLGRTSLVDYADDLAKKIKALPEKPVLVGHSMGGLVAQMLAGRGLARAIVLLAPSPPWGVIPSTDFEILSAVGMVATLGVFWDGPIHPVYRVAADHTLNRLPREERRATFARFVPESGRAVFEIMHSVWDMRRASRVEPWTVKCPVLALAGSADRVNSARTVQRIAARYRDNAGGSTFRLYDGFSHWMLSEPGWQEMAAETADWLDTVVP; encoded by the coding sequence ATGACCAAGGATGGACACTGTCGCGGCCAGATGATGCTGATCCACGGCGCTTTCAGCGCCGGCTGGGCGATGGAGGGCTGGGCGGGCGCCATGGCGGCGCGCGGCTGGCAGACCCATTGCCCCGACCTGCTGCATCACGACACGCCGCCCCACGGCCGCCCGCACCACGACCTCGGCCGCACCAGCCTGGTCGACTATGCCGACGACCTGGCGAAGAAGATCAAGGCGCTGCCGGAAAAGCCGGTGCTGGTCGGCCATTCCATGGGCGGCCTCGTCGCCCAGATGCTGGCCGGGCGCGGCCTGGCCCGGGCCATCGTCCTGCTGGCGCCGAGCCCGCCCTGGGGCGTCATTCCCTCGACCGATTTCGAGATCCTGTCGGCGGTCGGCATGGTGGCGACGCTGGGCGTGTTCTGGGACGGGCCGATCCACCCGGTCTACCGGGTCGCCGCCGATCACACCCTGAACCGCCTGCCCCGCGAGGAGCGGCGCGCGACCTTCGCCCGCTTCGTGCCCGAATCCGGCCGCGCCGTGTTCGAGATCATGCATTCGGTCTGGGACATGCGCCGGGCCAGCCGGGTCGAGCCCTGGACGGTGAAATGCCCGGTGCTGGCCCTCGCCGGCAGCGCCGACCGGGTGAATTCCGCCCGCACCGTGCAGCGCATCGCCGCGCGCTACCGCGACAATGCGGGCGGCAGCACCTTCCGCCTCTACGACGGTTTCAGCCATTGGATGCTGTCCGAGCCCGGCTGGCAGGAAATGGCGGCGGAAACGGCGGATTGGCTCGATACCGTGGTGCCTTGA
- a CDS encoding RNA pyrophosphohydrolase, producing the protein MDISALPYRPCVGIMLINPAGLVFVGQRLDNLVEAWQMPQGGIDKGEEPAEAAFRELGEETGTTKAEIIAESADWLTYDLPAELVPQVWKGRYRGQRQKWYAMRFTGTDADINIETRHPEFAAWRWAPHRDLPGLIVPFKRALYEAVVAEFAPLFAA; encoded by the coding sequence ATGGATATTTCCGCCCTGCCTTACCGGCCTTGCGTCGGCATCATGCTGATCAACCCGGCCGGTCTCGTCTTCGTCGGCCAGCGGCTGGACAATCTGGTCGAAGCCTGGCAGATGCCCCAGGGCGGCATCGACAAGGGCGAGGAACCGGCGGAAGCCGCCTTCCGCGAACTGGGCGAGGAAACCGGCACCACCAAGGCCGAGATCATCGCCGAATCCGCCGACTGGCTGACCTACGACCTGCCGGCCGAACTGGTGCCCCAGGTCTGGAAGGGGCGCTATCGCGGCCAGCGCCAGAAGTGGTATGCAATGCGTTTCACCGGGACCGACGCCGACATCAATATCGAAACCAGGCATCCGGAATTCGCCGCCTGGCGCTGGGCCCCGCACCGCGACCTGCCGGGGCTGATCGTGCCCTTCAAGCGCGCCCTCTATGAAGCGGTGGTGGCGGAATTCGCCCCCCTGTTCGCGGCGTAA
- a CDS encoding divergent polysaccharide deacetylase family protein, translating to MAAGDARNRTRRRLPLLPFAVLGTAAVFGGLIAWAAFSGDATPGPGVSAALPPPARPAATPAAVAETAPPETAPPDPPKAEAEAATPPAPAAEQILPVPEAPAQAAPPAAAEHHGVPAPAPAAESPSPASTSPAHASPAPTSPAPSSPTAVSPPAASPPAASAPAASPPAASAPAASTPDTPTSAITALTPAPDPLLVQAGRDGGLPVIGPDGRQPWRVYARPFRDITARPRIAIVVAGLGLRESTSVEAIEKLPPDITLAFTPYARNLDQWSMRTRAAGHEFLIQVPMEPIDFPTSDPGPKALMTALSAADNKSRLEWTLGRTTGYIGVMTYMGSRYTADSAAMAETAKQLRARGLMILDSRTADNSAIPAVARPLGLPTATAVRFIDATPTRAAVDGRLAELERFARQNGTAIGIAADYPGSIERIAAWAATLPEKGLVLAPVSALADTVDAP from the coding sequence ATGGCCGCCGGTGACGCGCGGAACCGGACCAGGCGCCGCCTGCCGCTGCTGCCCTTTGCCGTCCTCGGCACCGCGGCCGTCTTCGGCGGCCTGATCGCCTGGGCCGCGTTCAGCGGCGACGCGACCCCCGGGCCCGGCGTCAGCGCCGCCCTGCCGCCGCCGGCAAGACCGGCGGCGACGCCCGCCGCTGTAGCCGAAACCGCGCCCCCGGAAACTGCGCCCCCGGACCCGCCCAAGGCGGAGGCGGAGGCCGCGACCCCGCCAGCGCCGGCGGCGGAGCAAATCCTCCCCGTGCCCGAAGCGCCGGCGCAGGCCGCGCCGCCCGCGGCGGCGGAACATCACGGCGTGCCCGCCCCGGCCCCGGCCGCCGAATCCCCATCGCCCGCCTCAACGTCGCCGGCCCACGCATCGCCGGCGCCAACGTCGCCGGCCCCTTCGTCACCGACCGCGGTTTCGCCCCCAGCCGCGTCGCCCCCTGCCGCGTCTGCCCCTGCCGCGTCGCCCCCTGCCGCGTCGGCCCCCGCCGCATCGACCCCCGACACGCCGACCTCGGCGATCACCGCCCTGACGCCCGCGCCCGATCCCCTGCTGGTGCAGGCCGGGCGGGACGGCGGCCTGCCGGTGATCGGGCCGGACGGGCGCCAGCCCTGGCGCGTCTATGCCCGCCCGTTCCGGGACATCACGGCCCGGCCGCGCATCGCCATCGTCGTCGCCGGCCTCGGCCTGCGGGAATCGACCTCGGTCGAGGCGATCGAGAAACTGCCGCCGGACATCACCCTGGCCTTCACGCCCTATGCCCGGAACCTCGACCAATGGTCGATGCGGACCCGCGCCGCCGGCCATGAATTCCTGATCCAGGTGCCGATGGAGCCGATCGACTTCCCGACCAGCGATCCCGGCCCCAAGGCGCTGATGACCGCGCTGTCCGCCGCCGACAACAAGTCGCGCCTGGAATGGACGCTGGGCCGCACCACCGGCTATATCGGGGTCATGACCTATATGGGCTCGCGCTATACCGCCGACAGCGCGGCCATGGCCGAAACCGCGAAGCAATTGCGCGCCCGCGGCCTGATGATCCTGGACAGCCGCACGGCCGACAATTCGGCGATCCCGGCGGTCGCCCGGCCCCTGGGCCTGCCGACCGCGACCGCCGTCCGCTTCATCGACGCGACCCCGACCCGCGCCGCCGTCGACGGCCGGCTGGCCGAACTGGAACGGTTCGCGCGCCAGAACGGCACCGCCATCGGCATCGCCGCCGATTACCCGGGCTCGATCGAACGGATCGCCGCCTGGGCCGCGACCCTGCCCGAGAAAGGCTTGGTCCTGGCCCCGGTCAGCGCGCTCGCCGATACGGTCGACGCGCCATGA